The Vicia villosa cultivar HV-30 ecotype Madison, WI linkage group LG1, Vvil1.0, whole genome shotgun sequence genome includes a region encoding these proteins:
- the LOC131645261 gene encoding cysteine proteinase inhibitor 5-like: MKLQTLILLTVLLMASLILVKLLREAPRAAEREEYLVGGYNPITNINDPHVIEIAKFAVTQYDKQSGVKLKFKKVIKGESRVVAGINYRLTLSAGEGWVSKIYEAVVWEKPWLHFRNLTSFKPLYA, translated from the coding sequence ATGAAACTCCAAACCCTAATTCTTCTCACAGTTCTTCTAATGGCTTCCCTAATTCTTGTCAAACTTCTTCGGGAGGCGCCAAGGGCTGCAGAAAGGGAGGAATATCTGGTGGGTGGATATAACCCCATCACAAACATCAACGATCCTCACGTCATCGAGATCGCCAAATTCGCCGTCACTCAGTACGACAAGCAAAGTGGTGTGAAGCTGAAGTTTAAGAAGGTAATCAAAGGTGAATCTCGGGTTGTTGCAGGGATTAACTACCGCCTCACACTCTCCGCCGGCGAAGGTTGGGTTTCAAAGATCTATGAAGCTGTTGTGTGGGAGAAGCCATGGCTTCACTTCCGAAACCTCACTTCTTTTAAACCACTATATGCTTAA